The DNA region GCTGTTGAAACGAATGCCGATACAACATAGAGAAGTGTGGGAATTAAAATCCCTAGAATGATTCCCCAGGTAATGGTTTTTGCGGGATTCTTTGCTTCTTCCCCAAGATCTGCTGCCAAGGTCAATCCTGCATAGGAAAAAAGGAGCAACGATGTGGCCTTCATGACTCCGGCAAAACCCAGGGGTGATCCCATCATGATGTTTGCCCCCTTCATATGCGGAAAGGCTAGGATTATGTATATGAATATTCCCGCAACCATAAACAGGAAAAGGACATTCTGTACGATTTTCACGGTTTTTAAGCCGGCCCAATTGATAAGGGAAAATAGTATTGTAACTACAACCGCACCAATAGTGGCTGGAAAGACTATCGATGTTCCTGGAAGGGCGTTTAGGTAATTAATGAAGGCTTGTGCTGTAATTGCAACCGGTCCGATAACGGCAAGCCACATTCCCCAACCTGATAAAAAGCCAAGAGGCTTTGAAACGATTCTGGTTGGATACACGTAGCTCTCGCCGCCTTCCACCGGATGCATAAGGTTGAGAAATATTGTGCTTATACCGACGAGAATAACGGGGATGGCGCCTATTGCATAGGCGAGCCAGGTAAGCGAACCTGCGAATTGAGCCGCTATTCCGGTAACGATAAATACACCGGCTCCGATAATAATGCCCGATGTAATTGCCGTTACGTCAAGAATGCCAAGTTCCCTGTGGAGCCCGGTTCCTTTTTGAGACATACAAACCTCCTGAAAAAGATATTGCTTCTATGTATAGATATATTTACATGCCGACACCATTGGGTCAAGCTTAAGGATGTCGGTTCTTTTCCGGAGGGACTAAAGCTGTCTGGCCAAATCCGATCAGATCACTCCTGCCTGCCTGTCTAAGGGCTTTACGGACGCGGTCGTAGTTTTTCGGTCTGTTGAATTGAAGCAGGGCGCGCTGAAGATGCCGTTCTTTTTCACCTCGTGGGACGAAGATCGGTTTCATGGTTCTGGGATCGATGCCGGTGGCCCACATGCAGGTTGATAGGGTTCCCGGGGTGGGGTAGAAGTCTTGTACCTGGTCGGGAATAAAACCGCTTTTTTTCAGGAAAAGCGCCAACGCAACCGCTTCGTCGAGGGTGCTTCCGGGATGGCCGGCGATCAAGTAGGGAATGAGGTATTGCTTCTTGCCTATCCGTTTCGTCTCTTCGTAAAAAAGGCGGGAGAATTGTTCATATACCTCTATCGGTGGTTTTCCCATGGCTTCGAGGGTTCGGGGGCCGGCATGTTCGGGCGCAACCTTGAGCTGCCCGCTGATGTGATGTGCAACCAGTTCCTTTAAGAATCTTCTGTTTTCATCCAGCAGGAGATAGTCGAAACGAATACCGCTTCTGATGAACACCTTTTTTACGCCGGGAAGCCTGCTCAGGCTCTCCAACACGTCGAGATAGGCCGTATGATCGACCCTGAGCGATGGGCAGGGTTTGGGAAAGAGACACTGGCGGTCGCTGCAGGCACCTCGACGTTTCTGTCCCTCACAGGCTGGTGCATGAAAATTGGCGGTGGGACCGCCGACATCGTGGATATAGCCTTTGAAATCGGGATCGGTTATAAGTTTTTGGGCTTCCCGGATGAGGCTTTCCTTGCTTCGGGGCGTAATGATCCGCCCTTGATGAAAGGTGAGTGCACAGAAACTGCAGCCCCCGAAACAGCCCCGGCTGCTGACAAGGGAGAAGCGTACCTCCTGGAGCGCAGGGATGCCTCCCGCTTTTTCATAGGAAGGGTGGGCCTTACGGCTAAAAGGCAGTTCGTAGACCGCATCAAGTTCCTCCGTTGTGAGGGGAAAGGGAGGAGGATTGTGGACTATGAAGCGATCCCCGCAAGGTTCTATGAGGGTGGCGGCCCCATAGGGGTCGGCATGTTTCATCTGGAGTGCAAAATGTTCGGCATAACGTGTGCGGTTTTTGATGAGTGCCTCGTGCGAGGGTAAAAAAACGGTTTTTGACCTTGTGATATTATCATCTGGTGATAATATGATACTGTCATATACAGTATCATTTTTCCCGACGACCCGGACCAAACCGCGAATTGTTTCCACATTGGGCTGGCTTTCTTTTTCGACAGCCGCTTCTAATGCCGCCGCCAGAGCAAGTATGGTAGTTTCAGACATCCCGTAGAGAAGATAGTCGGCCTTAGCATCGAGAAGGACCGAACGGCGGATGGAATCACTCCAGTAATCATAGTGGCTTAGACTTCTGAGGGAGGCCTCAAGCCCGCCGAGTGCGACGGTAACCCCTTTAAAGGCCTGCCTGATCCGACTGGTATAGACTACCAGACTCCGGTCGGGACGCAGGCCGGCTTTGCCGCCGGGCGAGTAGGCGTCTTCCCTTCTGGGGTGCCGTGATGCACTGTAGTTTGCGACCATTGAGTCAAGATTTCCGGAGGTGACCAGAAAGGCAAGACGAGGCCTCCCAAAACGGCTGAAATCCTCTATGTTTCTCCAGTTCGGCTGAGCTATGATCGCGACACGGTAGCCGCGGCTTTCCAGAAGGCGACCGATAAGGGCTGTCCCAAAGGAGGGATGATCGACATAGGCATCCCCGGAAACGATGATGAAATCGGGGATCGCTGTTCCATACTGTGCCTTGAATTCCTGCTCTGTGAGGGGCAGGAATTCGGCGTGGTTCTTGTGCATTGCACTTGAGTATAGAAGAAAGCCGACGCTATAAACAGGGGTCACATACCAACGGGGAAGAGGGTTCCCTGTTTATCCAATAGCCGCTGTTCGATACCATTGACAATGGCCTCGAAGTCTTTGTTCTGCTCCACAAAATCCAAGCGATCCGCGGGAACTATCAATATCGGGGCAAGGGTGAAATCGTTGATCCACCGATCGTAGAGCCGATTCAGCCCCTGGAGGTATGTGTCGGAAATGGAGGCCTCGAAATCCCTTCCCCGAAGAGCAATACGTTTTTTTAGGGTTTTCACCGATGCCCTGAGATAGACGATTAGGTCGGGCGGGGGAAGCATGGTGATAAGGGTATGATACAGTTCCAGGTAGGTTTCCCAGTCGCGCTTTACCATGGATTGCTGTTCGTAGAGGTTTCTGGCAAATACTTCTGCATCTTCGTAAATGGAACGATCTTGCACCACAGAGAACGGATCTTCTGCCAAAAGGTGATGAGTCCTGACCCGGTGCGTGAGGAAAAAAGTCTGGGAATGGAAGGCCCAGCGTCTCATATCCGAATAAAAGTCTTTGAGGTAGGGGTTTTCCGTCACCGGCTCGTAATAGGGCCTAAAACCAAGCCGATCGGCCAGCTTTTTCACGAGGGTGGATTTTCCCGCACCGATATTTCCCGCAAGCACGACATATTTTTTCATGGTTCAGCGTTCCCGGATCTATACTCTATGCACTTCGGGAGCGCTGAACAAGGGGACTGGTCAGCTGTAGAAGGGAGAAATTTCCGTCTTCCCCGTCATGCCGCAGGATTCTCGGATGATCATTCTTGTTTCGGCATTAATAGTTCGGGCCGGGGCATCCGGATGTTCGATCCTCCAGAGGAGGGTTTCCAGGGCCAAGTTACCAATTTGTTGTACGGATTGATGAATGGTTGTGAGGGGAACTCTCAGCATTTGAGCGTAATGTACATCGTCAAATCCTACTATCCTGAGATGTCCCGGAACAGAAATACCGGCGGACTCGCACGCACCTAAAAGCGCCGAGGCCGTTTCGTCATTGCCGCAAATCATATTGAAGGGGGGGGCCTCGGGATGGTCGAAACGAGAGGTTATATATTCGAGTTCCTCAGGATTGACCAGGTGGATCCATTCTGCTTGAGGTATGATTCCATAATCGATGAGAGCGGTACGGTAGCCCCTCAATCTGATTGAAATCGTGTACGCGGAGTATGGACGGGCGAGGAAATCGATCCGTTTTTCTCCGTGCCTGAGATAATGACTGGTTGCCATATATGCCGCACGAAAATTATCGATGCCCACGAGATCAAGATTACTGCGTTCCGGGAAGGGGAGATAATCCGAGTCGATCAGGACAATAGGAATCCCGGCATCCTGAAACATTGATATGATTTTTCGATTGATCTGATCGAACGAGGGGCTCAATTCAAGGGGTTCGAAGAAGACGCCTGCAATGTGGTGGTCAATATAGCGTTGCGTAACATCGACTAAACTCTTTGCTGCTTCCGTTGTTCTGATTTCCGAACCACTCCAGAGAAGTGAGCATTGATTTTTCTCCGCATTGGCAGCGATCTGCGTACAAATTGGTTCGAAAATCTCTCCTTTACCAAGGCCAGGTACCAAGAGCCCAAAAAGACGGTTGTTGAATCTGTTTTTGTAGGAATGGAAGTTGTTAACGAAACTTCCGGATCCTGTTTTTCGAACAATGATCCCCTCTTCCTGAAGAGCGTTCAATGCACGGGTGACTGTCGGCCGGGAGACCTTAAAGCGTGAGGCCAGTTCAACTTCTGTCGGCAAGCGGTCACCGGCATGATATCTACCGTTTTCAAGAAGATTTCGAAGTTTATCATAGATATACTGATATTTGAACTGCATGCGCTCAACTTTGTTTGTCACCTTTCTCTGCCTTTCCTTCTGTCGTTTCGCCGTCTCAGTATAGCGAGGTGAATGCCTTCGGAAAAGCGATCCCCCTTGCATTTTTCGTTCTTTTCCATCAATGCATGTTTTTACTGCATTTAAGTATACAGGATTGTAATATGATATTATCATATTTGTAATATTTTTTCTTGACAAATATGCAGTTTGTGCAGCTACAATGTATGATAACAATGTTTTAAGGAGGAGTTTATGAGAAAAGTAGTGCTGATACTGCTTTGTGGCATGTTGCTTGTCGGAACACTGTTTGCCGGTGGGCAGGGAGAAGGTGAAAAAGTTCTTCAGGTGGCGGCTACCTTCGGCGATCTTGGAAATCCCTTCTTTTTTACCATGGGTAAGGGAGTCGAAGATGCAGCAAAGGCAATTGATCCCAATGCAAAGGTCACTGTCCAATCGTCGGGCTATGATCTCAATACCCAAACCAGCCAGATGGAGAATTTCATTGCGAATGGTGTGGATATTATTATCTTGAATGCGGCCGACACAGCAGGAATTGCGCCTGCCGTACGGAAAGCAAAAGAGGCTGGTATTATCGTGGTTGCCGCTGATGTAAATGCAGATGGCGGAGTCGATGCAACGGTTACCTCCAATAATTATCAGGCTGGTACCCAGGCTGGAGAATACATTGTAAAGAGGCTTGGAGGGAAGGGAAACATTGTTATTATCAATGGCCCTCCTGTGTCCGCCGTTATCGACCGGGTGAATGGAGCAAAAGAGGTTTTCGCCAAGAATCCGGGAATCAAGATTCTCTCCGACAATCAAAACGCCGGTGGCAACCGTGAAGGCGGGCTTCGCGTTATGACTGATCTTCTTACCGCTTACGACAACATTGATGCGGTTTTTGCTATCAATGATCCAACCGGTATCGGAGCCGATTTGGCGATCAAACAGGCAAAACGCGGTGATGAAATGTTTGTTGTCGGTGTCGATGGTGCTCCCGATGCTGTGGTTGCACTCAACGATACGAGCAGCTCTTTTGTCGCCACCCCATCACAGGATCCGTACACCATGGCTACAAGGGCCGTGCAGGTGGCGTATGAAGTAATACAGGGGAATCCCCCTAAAGAAAAGCTGATACTTATCCCAACCACATTGATCACCAGGGACAACGTTAGTGAATACAAGGGCTGGACCGAACCGGAATAGGTTTATCGTTCGGACTATGCAGTGTGATAGTGGCGGCCTCCGAATGAGTGAGGTCGCCACCATGTACTACTTACGGGGGATGTATTTCATGGATGAACAAGATCGAAAGGAACCGATTCTTTCCGTCCGGAATCTGAGTAAACGCTTTCCCGGCGTACAGGCACTGGACGGGGTTTCTCTGGATATTTATGCCGGAGAAGTCCACGTACTCATGGGAGAAAACGGTGCCGGAAAAAGTACGTTGATGAAGATTCTTGCCGGAGTCTATAAGGCTGACGAAGGAGAGATTCGTATAAACGGGCGGTTGGTTGCTCCCGAAAATCCGCTTCAGGCCATGGCACTTGGGGTTAACCTAATCAATCAGGAGCTTGGCGTTGCCACAAATTTGACGGTGGCGGAGAACGTCTTTATGGGAAGCGAGCCGCATCGTTTTGGGGTGATAGACCGGCACCAGATGGCTATTCGGACTCAGGAGGTTTTGAAAAAACTTGGTGCCCCTTTCCAACCGGAGGTGCGGGCTTCCCTCCTTAAAGTTGCCGAGCAGCAGCAGGTTGATATCGCTCGTGCTCTTGTACATAACGGCAGAGTACTGATTATGGATGAGCCTACCGCAGCACTAAGCGAGAGGGAGATCGACAGGCTTTTTGATCTTGTCCGCAGCCTTCGGGAACAAGGCCTGGCCATTGTTTATATTAGTCACCGTCTCGCAGAGGTATCGGTAATAGCGGATAGGGTATCCGTTTTGCGAGACGGCCAATACATCGGAACAGTCACGAAAGATAATATGAATAATGAAACCATCGTAAAGATGATGGTTGGGCGTTCATTAAAGGATTTCTACGAACATCAAACCGCCGAGAAAAAAGATGACAACTACCTGGTTGTTAAGCATGTGTCGGACGGCAAACGGGTAAAAGATGTTTCCTTTCAGGCTGCGGCAGGTGAGATCCTTGCTCTCTCGGGGCTTGTTGGTTCAGGACGGACCGAGCTTGCCCGTTTGATATTCGGAGCGGATAAGCCATTGACGGGCGAAGTAATCGTCGAAGGGAGAAAACTGACGATTACTTCACCAAAGGATGCAATTCACCAGGGGATTGGTTACGTACCAGAAGATCGAAAAATAGAGGGGCTTTTTCTGGGCATGAGCAGTCAGGAAAACATCGTTATGAATGTCATGGAGCAGAAGGCGCGTTTCGGCATCTTAAATAGGAAAGAAAACGTCTCCATCACTGACCATGCAATAAAGCAGCTGAACATCAAGCTTTCCAACCCAAGAAACGCGGCGCTCTCGCTTTCCGGAGGAAATCAGCAAAAGCTCCTTCTCGCCCGTTGGTTACAAATCAAACCGAGGGTTTTGATTCTTGATGAACCGACCCGGGGTGTTGATGTGGGAGCCAAAAGTGAGATCTATAAACTGATCGGAGAAATTGCCCAAAACGGCGTTGCCGTTGTTTTTATTTCAAGTGAGCTGCCTGAGGTCGTGGGCCTTGCTCAACGGGTGCTGGTCATGCGCGAGGGGCGAATCACCGCAGAATTGCGGGGACCTGAGCAAATCAATCAGGAAATCATTATGGCATATGCAACGGGCATTCGAAAACCGGACTACACTTTTTCCGCATGAATTCGTGAGGGGGAGAGAAAAAAATGAGTTCAAACAATTTGGCGACAAAGTTAAAGCAGCAGAATTCTGCGATTTGGGAAAGCCTCGGAATCCTTCCGATTTTACTTGTGATTGTCATTCTATTTTCACTTTTAAGCGGTAATTTCCTGCGACCGACAAATCTCATGAACATTCTGAGACAGGCTTCGATTAATATCGTGCTTGCAGCCGGTATGACTCTTGTTATCTTAACCGGCGGTATTGATTTATCAGTTGGATCTATCTTGGCAAGTACTGCCGTGGTCAGCCTCTTGGTATCGTTGAATCCCTCCTTGCAGGCCTTTACGGTCATCGTCCCCTTACTTACAGGTTTGCTTTTTGGTGTGATAAATGGGGTTTTGATTGCTTATGTAAAGTTGCCCTTCTTTATTGTTGTTCTGGGAAGTATGACAGCTCTTCGAGGGGCCTCGTATCTTTTGGCGAATGGTACCACATTGATTAACAATGATTTGAATTTCGCCTGGATCGGTAACGCCTATCTCGGCCCTTTCCCCTGGCTGGCCATTATAGCCCTCGCGGTCATCGCCATCATGTGGTTTATCCTAAGAAAAACCGTTCTCGGTGTACATATTTATGCCGTAGGAGGAAACCCAACTGCCGCTCGGCTAACCGGTATCAACGTAAGTTTTGTTCTTGTTTTTGTGTATGCCATGAGCGGCCTGCTTTCCGGCCTTGGTGGGATCATGACTGCCAGTCGTCTTTACAGTGCATCCGGACTTTTAGGAAATGGCTACGAACTTGATGCCATTGCTTCGGTTATCCTGGGGGGAACCAGCATCTCCGGCGGCAGCGGAAGTGTTGTTGGAACATTAGTGGGGGCCCTGATTATTGCGGTGCTGAATAACGGGCTTACCCTTATGAATGTCTCTTATTTTTGGCAATTGGTTGTACGTGGCATCGTTATTATTGTTGCGGTATTAATAGAACGATTTCGCCATCGGAAAAAAGTCTGAAGATCATATTTGACATGTATTTAGGCATCGATCTGGGGACCGGTTCGGTGAAGCTTATGCTTCTCGGGCCGGATGGAGCTGAGCATACCGTCTCTCGTTCGTATGAGGTTTCCTCTCCCCATAGCGGCTGGGCGCAGATTGACACGGATATATGGCTTGCGGCCTTGTTTTCATGTATCCGGGAGCTTCCCGGGGTGGAACATGTGAAAGCCATAGGGCTTTCCGGCCAGATGCATGGCATTGTTCCGTGCTCGGGAATGAGCGGAACCGCGCCTGTTGCTTTGGGGCCGGCCATTACCTGGGCGGATCAGCGGGCGGCGGAAACCTTACCCGACTATAAGGCCCTTTCCGAGCAAACCCTTTCGAAGCTGGGAAATCCCCCTTCCGCCGGGATGGCCGGACCGATTCTTTTATGGCTTAGGGACCACATGCCCGAACTCTTTGCCAAGATCGATATTGCGTTTATGCCAAAGGATTTTATTAGGGCTACGCTGACGGGAGATCGTCTGACCGACTATTCCGATGCAAGTGGAACACTATTGTACGATTTTTCGATACGAGGGTGGTATGCAGATCTTCTTAGGGCGATTGGGCTTGATACGGCTCAACTTCCTCAAATTCGGGCAGGCAATAGTATTGCAGGTTTTGTCAGCGACGATGCCGCTCGTCGATTCGGACTTCCTTCCGGAATCCCTGTAGCGGTGGGGGCGGGTGATACCCCAGCCGCTTTCTTCGGGACAGATTTGCATGATCCCGGGACCGGGCAGATTTCCATCGGAACGGCCGCCCAGATCGGTGTTCCGATGGCGGAACGGAACATTCATACGGTCATGAACCTCAATCATTTTGAGGGAGTACGGCCTGGCTCACGGTATCGGATCGCTGCAATGATGAACGGCGGTCTTGCGCTTGAATGGGTACGCCGTCAACTGGGTTTTTCCTGGCAGGAACTTTATCGTTCTCTGGAACGACGGGGACTTGAGACTCCGTCGGATCTTATCTTTATCCCCTATCTTTCAGGAGAACGGACACCTCATATGGACCCTGATGCACGGGGGGCATGGATAGGCCTTTCGCTCCATCATCAACGGGAGGATCTTGCCCTGGCGGCACTGCTGGGGGTGGCCTCAACTATCCGTCTCGGCCTTGCTACCCTCCTCTCGGCGGGAAATTCTTCAATTAACCGGCTGCGCCTCGTAGGAGGTAGCGCCAGGTTTCCCTTCTGGCGAAAGGTTCTTGCCGCAATGCTGGAACGGGACCTATTGGTTTCTCAGCAGACCGATACTTCGGCACGGGGAGCCGCCCTTATGGCGGCGGAAGCTATCGGGGAAAGGCTTTTTCCCTCCCTCGGCTTTGATTGCGAGTATGCCGAAAGTTACTCGTGGATGAAAGATTATTTCCAAAAACAACAGGACCTCTATTATAAAGTTTTCTAAATTCGGGCAATTCTGAGCTGATACCGCTATAATGGAAGGCAATGGAGTGGATATTTCATGGCTGATAACACCGTTGTCATTTTGTGGTTTTCTATCGTATTTCAATTAAT from Sediminispirochaeta bajacaliforniensis DSM 16054 includes:
- a CDS encoding ABC transporter permease subunit, whose protein sequence is MSSNNLATKLKQQNSAIWESLGILPILLVIVILFSLLSGNFLRPTNLMNILRQASINIVLAAGMTLVILTGGIDLSVGSILASTAVVSLLVSLNPSLQAFTVIVPLLTGLLFGVINGVLIAYVKLPFFIVVLGSMTALRGASYLLANGTTLINNDLNFAWIGNAYLGPFPWLAIIALAVIAIMWFILRKTVLGVHIYAVGGNPTAARLTGINVSFVLVFVYAMSGLLSGLGGIMTASRLYSASGLLGNGYELDAIASVILGGTSISGGSGSVVGTLVGALIIAVLNNGLTLMNVSYFWQLVVRGIVIIVAVLIERFRHRKKV
- a CDS encoding sugar ABC transporter ATP-binding protein gives rise to the protein MDEQDRKEPILSVRNLSKRFPGVQALDGVSLDIYAGEVHVLMGENGAGKSTLMKILAGVYKADEGEIRINGRLVAPENPLQAMALGVNLINQELGVATNLTVAENVFMGSEPHRFGVIDRHQMAIRTQEVLKKLGAPFQPEVRASLLKVAEQQQVDIARALVHNGRVLIMDEPTAALSEREIDRLFDLVRSLREQGLAIVYISHRLAEVSVIADRVSVLRDGQYIGTVTKDNMNNETIVKMMVGRSLKDFYEHQTAEKKDDNYLVVKHVSDGKRVKDVSFQAAAGEILALSGLVGSGRTELARLIFGADKPLTGEVIVEGRKLTITSPKDAIHQGIGYVPEDRKIEGLFLGMSSQENIVMNVMEQKARFGILNRKENVSITDHAIKQLNIKLSNPRNAALSLSGGNQQKLLLARWLQIKPRVLILDEPTRGVDVGAKSEIYKLIGEIAQNGVAVVFISSELPEVVGLAQRVLVMREGRITAELRGPEQINQEIIMAYATGIRKPDYTFSA
- a CDS encoding deoxynucleoside kinase gives rise to the protein MKKYVVLAGNIGAGKSTLVKKLADRLGFRPYYEPVTENPYLKDFYSDMRRWAFHSQTFFLTHRVRTHHLLAEDPFSVVQDRSIYEDAEVFARNLYEQQSMVKRDWETYLELYHTLITMLPPPDLIVYLRASVKTLKKRIALRGRDFEASISDTYLQGLNRLYDRWINDFTLAPILIVPADRLDFVEQNKDFEAIVNGIEQRLLDKQGTLFPVGM
- a CDS encoding YgiQ family radical SAM protein, which codes for MHKNHAEFLPLTEQEFKAQYGTAIPDFIIVSGDAYVDHPSFGTALIGRLLESRGYRVAIIAQPNWRNIEDFSRFGRPRLAFLVTSGNLDSMVANYSASRHPRREDAYSPGGKAGLRPDRSLVVYTSRIRQAFKGVTVALGGLEASLRSLSHYDYWSDSIRRSVLLDAKADYLLYGMSETTILALAAALEAAVEKESQPNVETIRGLVRVVGKNDTVYDSIILSPDDNITRSKTVFLPSHEALIKNRTRYAEHFALQMKHADPYGAATLIEPCGDRFIVHNPPPFPLTTEELDAVYELPFSRKAHPSYEKAGGIPALQEVRFSLVSSRGCFGGCSFCALTFHQGRIITPRSKESLIREAQKLITDPDFKGYIHDVGGPTANFHAPACEGQKRRGACSDRQCLFPKPCPSLRVDHTAYLDVLESLSRLPGVKKVFIRSGIRFDYLLLDENRRFLKELVAHHISGQLKVAPEHAGPRTLEAMGKPPIEVYEQFSRLFYEETKRIGKKQYLIPYLIAGHPGSTLDEAVALALFLKKSGFIPDQVQDFYPTPGTLSTCMWATGIDPRTMKPIFVPRGEKERHLQRALLQFNRPKNYDRVRKALRQAGRSDLIGFGQTALVPPEKNRHP
- a CDS encoding xylulokinase, translating into MYLGIDLGTGSVKLMLLGPDGAEHTVSRSYEVSSPHSGWAQIDTDIWLAALFSCIRELPGVEHVKAIGLSGQMHGIVPCSGMSGTAPVALGPAITWADQRAAETLPDYKALSEQTLSKLGNPPSAGMAGPILLWLRDHMPELFAKIDIAFMPKDFIRATLTGDRLTDYSDASGTLLYDFSIRGWYADLLRAIGLDTAQLPQIRAGNSIAGFVSDDAARRFGLPSGIPVAVGAGDTPAAFFGTDLHDPGTGQISIGTAAQIGVPMAERNIHTVMNLNHFEGVRPGSRYRIAAMMNGGLALEWVRRQLGFSWQELYRSLERRGLETPSDLIFIPYLSGERTPHMDPDARGAWIGLSLHHQREDLALAALLGVASTIRLGLATLLSAGNSSINRLRLVGGSARFPFWRKVLAAMLERDLLVSQQTDTSARGAALMAAEAIGERLFPSLGFDCEYAESYSWMKDYFQKQQDLYYKVF
- a CDS encoding ABC transporter substrate-binding protein, which codes for MRKVVLILLCGMLLVGTLFAGGQGEGEKVLQVAATFGDLGNPFFFTMGKGVEDAAKAIDPNAKVTVQSSGYDLNTQTSQMENFIANGVDIIILNAADTAGIAPAVRKAKEAGIIVVAADVNADGGVDATVTSNNYQAGTQAGEYIVKRLGGKGNIVIINGPPVSAVIDRVNGAKEVFAKNPGIKILSDNQNAGGNREGGLRVMTDLLTAYDNIDAVFAINDPTGIGADLAIKQAKRGDEMFVVGVDGAPDAVVALNDTSSSFVATPSQDPYTMATRAVQVAYEVIQGNPPKEKLILIPTTLITRDNVSEYKGWTEPE
- a CDS encoding LacI family DNA-binding transcriptional regulator yields the protein MTNKVERMQFKYQYIYDKLRNLLENGRYHAGDRLPTEVELASRFKVSRPTVTRALNALQEEGIIVRKTGSGSFVNNFHSYKNRFNNRLFGLLVPGLGKGEIFEPICTQIAANAEKNQCSLLWSGSEIRTTEAAKSLVDVTQRYIDHHIAGVFFEPLELSPSFDQINRKIISMFQDAGIPIVLIDSDYLPFPERSNLDLVGIDNFRAAYMATSHYLRHGEKRIDFLARPYSAYTISIRLRGYRTALIDYGIIPQAEWIHLVNPEELEYITSRFDHPEAPPFNMICGNDETASALLGACESAGISVPGHLRIVGFDDVHYAQMLRVPLTTIHQSVQQIGNLALETLLWRIEHPDAPARTINAETRMIIRESCGMTGKTEISPFYS
- a CDS encoding APC family permease; translation: MSQKGTGLHRELGILDVTAITSGIIIGAGVFIVTGIAAQFAGSLTWLAYAIGAIPVILVGISTIFLNLMHPVEGGESYVYPTRIVSKPLGFLSGWGMWLAVIGPVAITAQAFINYLNALPGTSIVFPATIGAVVVTILFSLINWAGLKTVKIVQNVLFLFMVAGIFIYIILAFPHMKGANIMMGSPLGFAGVMKATSLLLFSYAGLTLAADLGEEAKNPAKTITWGIILGILIPTLLYVVSAFVSTAVLPWKDFAASEAPYAAVASTFMGPFGVVFIVIVAWAAILSSHNGEQAVAARVFFGLSRDGILGGKTASVNTFGTPAFGLIATSALAIILIISGTIQLVAEIIVAMFLYNWIITHIAVLMARKKFPELVDKLPGIYRKKGFLCLPALGLAVSVYLLILQGWKALLYAAVWMIVGYLVYLVGISRNKKEILSRMDRWPES